CGCTATTGCAAAAACACCTGTACCACAGCCCAAATCAACAATATTTTTATCCAGAATGTCACCCAGAGAATATGCATTCCAAACCAGATCAGAAGCTATGACGGAAGGTGTGGTGTACTGTTCAAGGCCTACCTTCGGATTGGGATGTGAGGGTATTGACTGAAGCCTCATTTCCAAATGTTTCTTGCGGGTAATTTTTTTCATATTAATCTAATAAAATATTAATATATCAAGCAATATATAATTATATATTAATGAAAAAATTATAGAGGTTTTAAAATGTTTGAAAAAATCTTAATAGCAAATAGAGGTGAAATAGCAATTAGAGTAATGAGAGCATGTCGTGAACTCGACATTAAAAGTGTAGCTATTTACTCTGATGCGGACAAAACTTCCCTATATACAAATTATGCTGATGAAAGCTATGAACTGGGAAATCCTTCACCATCACAATCCTATTTAAATATTGAAAAAATCATCGATATAGCACTCGAATCCGGGGCTGATGCAATTCACCCAGGTTACGGATTTTTAGCTGAAAACCCTAAATTCGGTGAAGCATGTGAAAAAAACGGAATAAAACTTATCGGACCAAGCGGAGACGTAATCAATAAAATGGGAGATAAGATCACATCAAAAGCTCTTATGAAAAAGGCAGGAGTTCCGGTCATTGAAGGAACCCCTGAAGGAGTAAGTGATATTGAAGAGGCTAAAGAAATCGCCGCTCAAATCGGATACCCTGTCATCGTTAAGGCTTCCGCCGGTGGTGGAGGAATTGGTATGCGTGCAGTCTACAAGGAAGAGGAACTCGTAGAAGCAATCCAGGCAACCCAATCCGTAGCATCCACAAACTTCGGTGACTCAACAGTATTCATTGAAAAATACCTTGAAAAACCAAGACACATCGAATTCCAACTCCTGGCTGACGAGCATGGAAACGTAATCCACGTAGGGGACAGGGAATGTTCCATCCAAAGAAGACACCAAAAGCTTCTCGAAGAGGCTCCATCCCCAATCATGACCGAAGAGCTAAGGGAACAGATGGGTGGAAGTGCAGTTAAGGCTGCAGAATACATAGGATATAAAAGTGCAGGAACCGTTGAATTCCTATACGACAACGGCGAATACTACTTCCTTGAAATGAACACACGTATTCAAGTGGAACACCCAATCACCGAACTGGTAACCAATACAGATTTAATCAAGGAGCAAATCAAAATCGCCAACGGTGACGAGCTGACATACTCACAGGATGACATCAAGGTAACAGGTCACGCTATCGAATGTCGTATCAATGCGGAAGACCCATTAAACGACTTCTCACCAAACCCCGGTAAAATCACAGGTTACAGATCCCCTGGTGGACCAGGTGTACGTCTTGACAGTGGAGTTTACATGAATTATACAATTCCAACATTCTATGATTCAATGATTTCCAAGCTAATCACCTATGGAAGAGACAGAACCGATGCCATAAACAAGATGAAAAGGGCATTGAGCGAATATATCATTTTAGGTGTAAAAACCACAATTCCATTCCATAAAGCAGTTTTAAGAAATCCTAACTTCATTTCAGGAGACCTGAACACCCACTTCATCGATACCTACAAACAGGGAATCGAAGAAGAGATGGTAAATGTAATCTCCGAGGATTTAGACCACATGAACAAATTGAAATCCACATTCATGCCGGCTAAAAAGATTGCTGCTATTTCAGCGGCAGTTGGATCATACCTGAACGCTGCAAACGAAGAGATACAAAAAAGACAATAATTAGATGAATATGAAAACCGAGATAATAAACTTGCTTGAAAAGGAGAGTGAATTATCCGGTGAAATAAACGATGAAAACATCAATGGATTTTCACAGCTGGTCAGGGACATCGGCAAAAGGAAAACCGAATATCTCGACAGGTGTGAAATATCCAACGGGTTGAATACAAAATTCATAGCAAAGAACTTATACCTCTATAACGAAGTAGGTTCAACAAATACCCTTGCCAAGTATTTGGCTAAAAACGGTATTGAAAACGGAAGTGTAGTAATTTCCGAAAAACAGAACAACGGAAGAGGAAGAACTGGAAAATCATGGGAATCACCGTTGGGAGGAGTGTGGATGTCCATCATATTATCTCCCGAGGTTGATATCTCCAAAATTCCTCTTATAACCATCACAACAGGAGTTGCCGTTGCAATCGCCCTTGAAAAGATAGGGGTTCACAATCCTGAAATCAAATGGCCGAATGACATAATAATAAACGGCAAAAAGGTCTGCGGAATTTTAACCGAAGCGGTAAGCAACTTCAACACAATAGAAAACATCATTGTTGGAGTGGGAATAGATGCAAACCTCTCCATTGAGAAATTGCCTGGCGAACTGCAGGAGATAACCACCACCCTTGAAATTGAACTTGGAAAAAAGGTCAATGAAAATATACTGATTAAACTATTTTTGGAAGAATTCGAAAGGGTTTATGAATTGCTAAATGATGACTGTGTGGAAGACATACTGAGAGAATGGAGAAAACGTTCATACAGTGTCGGAAAACTTGTGGAAGTGAGAAAGCCACATCAAAAGTCATACGATGCATATGTCATAGGAATTACAAAAGACGGTGAACTGGTTGTTGAGAAAAATGACGGTACATTCGAAAAGGTAATTTCCGGGGAATGCATAATCAAAAGATAATTTTTCTGCATTCATCCTCATCTTGAACGACACTTACAAGCTTATCGAATGATGAAGATATCTTTTGTGCAAGATCATCCAAATCCAAATTGAATGTATCATTGGTTGAGAGATCAAATCTTATTGTTGCTGAGGCACCAGGCATTCCAACAGAAGGGATGGTGATTATTCCATAGTCCCTAAGCAATATAAAAGAAAATACAAATGCCAGGTCATTGTCTGACAGGTCATGCGGAACAGTGATTTCAGAGGCCAAACCCTCAGGAGAAATCATGACCCCATTCGGAGTCTTTTCAAAGCTGTCGAATTTCTGATTCAATATATCGAAAAGCTTCTCCTTTCTGTCAAAACTCTTTATCAGGTTTTCACCATTGAAGTTCTTGATTCCGTTCATCATTGCAAGAACCAATGGAGGCTGTGCTTCAAGACCGAACTGGTTGACCTTAACCTTAATCTTATCTATAAAATCAGCTTTACCAGCCATCAGTCCACCCCTAGGACCGGGCATCAACTTGTCTGTGCTGGTAATTGCAATATCCGCTCCCAAATCGCAGGCCCTTTTTTGATTGAACACAACTGTTCTAAGCCTTGCACCGGAAGCGTCATCAACCATGACAGGAATTCCCCTATCATGAGCCATTTCAATGACTTTAATAAATTCATCCTCATCAATTACCTGCAAATCCATGGTAGATCCTGTCACTACAACAAGGGATGTGTTTTCAGGTATTGTAAACTCATCAAAAACATCAGTTTCAAAATAGTTTGCACCTACAAGATTGCAGCTGCGAGGTATTGACGGGTGAGCGGGCAGTTTTGCAAGGTAATGGACAACATTGGTGTCTTTTTTGACCAATGCTAAAATGGTGGCTAAAATTCCTGATGAAGTCCTGTTTAATGGAAGAACCTTTTCTCCACCCATATGTTCTATTCCCACTTCCTGAAGCGCATCTTCAAAGATAGCTGGACCAACATAGGTTTCCAAAAGATTCAATTCTGATGGAGATGCAATAAAACCACCAGACAATCCAGTTAAATCAAATAAGAAATCACGGCCTTTATTCTCAACTATATCCCTAATAATTGACAAGGCCTTTTCCCTTTTTTTAACTTCATCCAAGGAATTATTTATAATCATTCAGAGTCATCTAACTGTAATTTATAATCTTCAAAGAACTCAATAATGGATTTTAACTGTTTTTCAGTAATTTCCACATTGGTATATTCCTCATCTTCAGGAATTCCATAGAAATAATCTGCAAATAATACTTTACCGTCAGGTGAAGTAATAATAGTGATCCCATCAGAAAGTTTATCAGGATTCTTATTTTGGAATTCAAGCTCTAAAGAAATACCAATTTTTTCAGAAAACTTTGCTTTTTCTTCCGGTTCTCTGTTACATTTCCTAATTTTTGTCATTCTTGATTTTAGTTTTTTTTCTGCAGCTTCGTTAATATCAGCCATAAACAACACTCCATAAAATTGTTATGATAAAGTAATAATTATTTTAAAATATACTATAAACTAATTCATATATAAGTATTTCTTATTCAAACTAATCATATAGACTATTTCCCTGACTATCCATCGCAACTATAAGTGGTCCGAAATCCTTGACTTTTAAATTCCACATCGCCTCAGGCATTCCAAGGTCCAGCCAGTCCACACTTTCAATCTTTTCAACTGCATCAACATATAGCGCAGCACATCCTCCGGTAGCCACAACATATAATGCGTTGTTGCGAATCAGTGCCTCACGTACGGAATCATCCATACCGCCCTTACCTATGACTATCTTAGGACCCATGTCCAGAACGTCACTTTGATACGGATTCATTCTCATTGAGGTTGTGGGACCTATAGCTACCATTTCATATTCATCGTCTTTTTTGGAAATGATAGGTCCTGCATGAAAAAGGGCTGCGCCTTCAATATCCAAAGGAGCACCTTCCTCCAGAAGACGTTTATGTGCCTGGTCTCTTGCAGTCAATATATTTCCAGTAAGATAAACTACATCTCCCGCTTTTAATTCATTTAAATTTTCATCTTTAATCGGAACAGTTAATTTTTTTTCCATTTATTACACCTTACAATTAGTATAAAAATAATATTTATCATACATATATAAAATTTTTAATTTTATAAATTTAATGGCAAAAAACAAGAATCCTTCAACCACTTCTGAAATGCCGATTGAACCTCTCCGGTAAAGAAACCGGAGAATTTGTTCAATTTAATTTGAAATAGACTGAAAAAAATATTAGATTGCTTCAGGTATGGACGAATCAACCTTGAAGCATCTGTTAAATCCGTATACTTTGAACAACCTCGCCTTGAAGAAGGCGAGGATTCCTAGATTTTTCATGTTTATTTGCTCAATCGTTTATTGAGTGTTTTCTAGGCAATCCCCGGGGCA
This is a stretch of genomic DNA from uncultured Methanobrevibacter sp.. It encodes these proteins:
- a CDS encoding acetyl-CoA carboxylase biotin carboxylase subunit, whose amino-acid sequence is MFEKILIANRGEIAIRVMRACRELDIKSVAIYSDADKTSLYTNYADESYELGNPSPSQSYLNIEKIIDIALESGADAIHPGYGFLAENPKFGEACEKNGIKLIGPSGDVINKMGDKITSKALMKKAGVPVIEGTPEGVSDIEEAKEIAAQIGYPVIVKASAGGGGIGMRAVYKEEELVEAIQATQSVASTNFGDSTVFIEKYLEKPRHIEFQLLADEHGNVIHVGDRECSIQRRHQKLLEEAPSPIMTEELREQMGGSAVKAAEYIGYKSAGTVEFLYDNGEYYFLEMNTRIQVEHPITELVTNTDLIKEQIKIANGDELTYSQDDIKVTGHAIECRINAEDPLNDFSPNPGKITGYRSPGGPGVRLDSGVYMNYTIPTFYDSMISKLITYGRDRTDAINKMKRALSEYIILGVKTTIPFHKAVLRNPNFISGDLNTHFIDTYKQGIEEEMVNVISEDLDHMNKLKSTFMPAKKIAAISAAVGSYLNAANEEIQKRQ
- a CDS encoding biotin--[acetyl-CoA-carboxylase] ligase translates to MNMKTEIINLLEKESELSGEINDENINGFSQLVRDIGKRKTEYLDRCEISNGLNTKFIAKNLYLYNEVGSTNTLAKYLAKNGIENGSVVISEKQNNGRGRTGKSWESPLGGVWMSIILSPEVDISKIPLITITTGVAVAIALEKIGVHNPEIKWPNDIIINGKKVCGILTEAVSNFNTIENIIVGVGIDANLSIEKLPGELQEITTTLEIELGKKVNENILIKLFLEEFERVYELLNDDCVEDILREWRKRSYSVGKLVEVRKPHQKSYDAYVIGITKDGELVVEKNDGTFEKVISGECIIKR
- a CDS encoding TIGR03576 family pyridoxal phosphate-dependent enzyme — its product is MIINNSLDEVKKREKALSIIRDIVENKGRDFLFDLTGLSGGFIASPSELNLLETYVGPAIFEDALQEVGIEHMGGEKVLPLNRTSSGILATILALVKKDTNVVHYLAKLPAHPSIPRSCNLVGANYFETDVFDEFTIPENTSLVVVTGSTMDLQVIDEDEFIKVIEMAHDRGIPVMVDDASGARLRTVVFNQKRACDLGADIAITSTDKLMPGPRGGLMAGKADFIDKIKVKVNQFGLEAQPPLVLAMMNGIKNFNGENLIKSFDRKEKLFDILNQKFDSFEKTPNGVMISPEGLASEITVPHDLSDNDLAFVFSFILLRDYGIITIPSVGMPGASATIRFDLSTNDTFNLDLDDLAQKISSSFDKLVSVVQDEDECRKIIF
- a CDS encoding FumA C-terminus/TtdB family hydratase beta subunit gives rise to the protein MEKKLTVPIKDENLNELKAGDVVYLTGNILTARDQAHKRLLEEGAPLDIEGAALFHAGPIISKKDDEYEMVAIGPTTSMRMNPYQSDVLDMGPKIVIGKGGMDDSVREALIRNNALYVVATGGCAALYVDAVEKIESVDWLDLGMPEAMWNLKVKDFGPLIVAMDSQGNSLYD